The Streptomyces seoulensis genome contains a region encoding:
- a CDS encoding DUF2550 domain-containing protein, whose protein sequence is MVLALTVCGIVVALVVVGLFLFGLRRRLIQRSGGTFDCSLRWDVAEQSDVNGKGWSYGVARYNGDRIEWFRVFSYALRPRRVLERSRIEVAGRRLPEGEEELALLSDAVILACVHQGVRLELAMSEDALTGFLAWLEAAPPGQRVNVA, encoded by the coding sequence ATGGTCCTCGCTCTGACTGTGTGCGGAATCGTGGTCGCGCTCGTGGTGGTGGGTCTGTTCCTGTTCGGCCTGCGCCGCAGGCTCATCCAGCGGTCCGGCGGCACCTTCGACTGTTCGCTGCGCTGGGACGTGGCCGAGCAGTCGGACGTGAACGGCAAGGGCTGGAGCTACGGCGTCGCCCGCTACAACGGCGACCGCATCGAGTGGTTCCGGGTCTTCTCCTACGCCCTGCGCCCGCGCCGGGTCCTGGAGCGCTCCCGCATCGAGGTGGCCGGACGCCGGCTGCCCGAGGGCGAGGAGGAGCTGGCGCTGCTGTCCGACGCGGTGATCCTCGCCTGCGTCCACCAGGGCGTCCGCCTCGAACTCGCCATGAGCGAAGACGCGCTGACCGGATTTCTCGCGTGGCTGGAAGCAGCCCCGCCCGGACAGCGCGTCAACGTCGCTTAG
- a CDS encoding F0F1 ATP synthase subunit epsilon: MAAELHVELVAADRQVWSGEATLVVARTTSGDIGVMPGHQPLLGVLESGPVTIRTSDGGTVVAAVHGGFISFADNKLSLLAEIAELAEEIDVQRAERELERAKAEEDADAQRRADVRLRAATAAR, from the coding sequence TTGGCTGCTGAGCTGCACGTCGAGCTGGTCGCCGCCGACCGCCAGGTCTGGTCCGGCGAGGCCACCCTGGTCGTCGCGCGCACCACGTCCGGCGACATCGGCGTCATGCCCGGTCACCAGCCGCTGCTCGGTGTGCTGGAGTCGGGCCCGGTGACCATCCGCACCAGCGACGGCGGGACCGTCGTCGCCGCGGTGCACGGCGGGTTCATCTCGTTCGCCGACAACAAGCTGTCGCTGCTGGCCGAGATCGCCGAGCTGGCGGAGGAGATCGACGTCCAGCGCGCCGAGCGCGAGCTGGAGCGTGCGAAGGCGGAGGAGGACGCGGACGCCCAGCGCCGTGCCGACGTCCGTCTGCGGGCGGCGACCGCCGCGCGCTGA
- the atpD gene encoding F0F1 ATP synthase subunit beta has product MTTTVETAAATGRVARVIGPVVDVEFPVDAMPDIYNALTVEVADPAHDGEKKTLTLEVAQHLGGGLVRAISMQPTDGLVRQSVVTDSGDAISVPVGDFTKGKVFNTLGEVLNVDEKHTGERWPIHRKAPNFDELESKTEMFETGVKVIDLLTPYVKGGKIGLFGGAGVGKTVLIQEMIYRVANNHDGVSVFAGVGERTREGNDLIAEMTESGVIDKTALVFGQMDEPPGTRLRVALAGLTMAEYFRDVQKQDVLFFIDNIFRFTQAGSEVSTLLGRMPSAVGYQPNLADEMGLLQERITSTRGHSITSMQAIYVPADDLTDPAPATTFAHLDATTVLSRPISEKGIYPAVDPLDSTSRILDPRYIAQDHYDCAMRVKNILQKYKDLQDIIAILGIDELGEEDKLVVHRARRVERFLSQNTHVAKQFTGVDGSDVPVDETIAAFNAICDGEYDHFPEQAFFMCGGIEDLKKNAKELGVS; this is encoded by the coding sequence ATGACCACCACTGTTGAGACCGCGGCGGCCACGGGTCGCGTCGCCCGCGTCATCGGCCCGGTCGTCGACGTGGAGTTCCCCGTCGACGCGATGCCGGACATCTACAACGCTCTGACCGTCGAGGTCGCCGACCCGGCGCACGACGGCGAGAAGAAGACGCTGACCCTGGAAGTCGCCCAGCACCTGGGCGGCGGCCTGGTCCGCGCCATCTCCATGCAGCCCACCGACGGTCTGGTCCGCCAGTCCGTCGTGACGGACAGCGGCGACGCCATCTCCGTCCCGGTCGGCGACTTCACCAAGGGCAAGGTGTTCAACACCCTCGGTGAGGTGCTGAACGTCGACGAGAAGCACACCGGCGAGCGCTGGCCGATCCACCGCAAGGCGCCGAACTTCGACGAGCTCGAGTCGAAGACCGAGATGTTCGAGACCGGCGTCAAGGTCATCGACCTGCTGACCCCGTACGTCAAGGGCGGCAAGATCGGTCTGTTCGGTGGTGCCGGTGTCGGCAAGACGGTGCTCATCCAGGAGATGATCTACCGCGTCGCCAACAACCACGACGGTGTCTCCGTGTTCGCCGGTGTCGGTGAGCGCACGCGTGAGGGCAACGACCTCATCGCGGAGATGACCGAGTCGGGCGTCATCGACAAGACCGCGCTCGTCTTCGGTCAGATGGACGAGCCGCCGGGCACCCGTCTGCGCGTCGCGCTGGCCGGCCTCACCATGGCCGAGTACTTCCGTGACGTCCAGAAGCAGGACGTGCTGTTCTTCATCGACAACATCTTCCGCTTCACGCAGGCCGGTTCCGAGGTCTCCACGCTGCTCGGCCGCATGCCGTCCGCCGTGGGTTACCAGCCGAACCTGGCCGACGAGATGGGTCTCCTCCAGGAGCGCATCACGTCGACCCGCGGTCACTCCATCACCTCGATGCAGGCGATCTACGTCCCCGCGGACGACCTGACCGACCCGGCCCCGGCCACCACGTTCGCCCACCTCGACGCGACGACGGTTCTCTCCCGTCCGATCTCGGAGAAGGGCATCTACCCGGCCGTGGACCCGCTGGACTCCACGTCCCGCATCCTGGACCCGCGGTACATCGCGCAGGACCACTACGACTGCGCCATGCGCGTCAAGAACATCCTGCAGAAGTACAAGGACCTCCAGGACATCATCGCGATCCTCGGTATCGACGAGCTGGGCGAGGAGGACAAGCTCGTCGTCCACCGTGCCCGTCGCGTGGAGCGCTTCCTGTCCCAGAACACCCACGTCGCCAAGCAGTTCACCGGCGTGGACGGTTCGGACGTCCCGGTGGACGAGACCATCGCCGCGTTCAACGCGATCTGCGACGGTGAGTACGACCACTTCCCGGAGCAGGCGTTCTTCATGTGCGGTGGTATCGAGGACCTGAAGAAGAACGCGAAGGAGCTGGGCGTCTCCTGA
- a CDS encoding F0F1 ATP synthase subunit gamma, whose protein sequence is MGAQLRVYKRRIRSVTATKKITKAMEMIAASRVVKAQRKVAASKPYADELTRAVKAVATGSNTKHPLTTEAENPTRAAVLLLTSDRGLAGAFNSNAIKAGEQLTERLEREGKQVETFIVGRRGVAHYNFRERKVAESWTGFTDEPTYADAKKVAAPLIEAIETPDADGGVDELYIVFTEFVSMMTQTAVAQRLLPLSLDEVAEENTGDGEILPLYDFEPSAEDVLDALLPRYVESRIYNAMLQSAASKHAATRRAMKSATDNAGELINTLSRLANAARQAEITQEISEIVGGASALADATAGSDR, encoded by the coding sequence ATGGGAGCCCAGCTCCGGGTCTACAAGCGTCGCATCCGATCCGTCACCGCGACCAAGAAGATCACCAAGGCGATGGAGATGATCGCCGCCTCGCGTGTCGTCAAGGCGCAGCGCAAGGTGGCGGCCTCCAAGCCGTACGCGGACGAGCTGACCCGCGCGGTCAAGGCGGTCGCCACCGGGTCGAACACCAAGCACCCGCTCACCACGGAGGCCGAGAACCCGACCCGTGCCGCGGTCCTGCTCCTCACGAGCGACCGCGGTCTGGCCGGCGCCTTCAACTCCAACGCCATCAAGGCGGGCGAGCAGCTCACCGAGCGCCTCGAGCGCGAGGGCAAGCAGGTGGAGACGTTCATCGTCGGCCGCCGCGGTGTCGCGCACTACAACTTCCGTGAGCGCAAGGTCGCGGAGTCGTGGACGGGCTTCACCGACGAGCCGACGTACGCGGACGCCAAGAAGGTCGCGGCGCCCCTGATCGAGGCCATCGAGACGCCCGACGCGGACGGCGGCGTGGACGAGCTCTACATCGTCTTCACGGAGTTCGTGTCGATGATGACGCAGACGGCGGTCGCCCAGCGACTGCTGCCGCTGAGCCTCGACGAGGTCGCGGAGGAGAACACCGGCGACGGTGAGATCCTCCCGCTGTACGACTTCGAGCCCTCGGCGGAGGACGTCCTCGACGCCCTCCTGCCGCGGTACGTGGAGAGCCGTATCTACAACGCGATGCTCCAGTCGGCCGCTTCGAAGCACGCCGCCACGCGGCGTGCGATGAAGTCGGCCACCGACAACGCGGGCGAGCTGATCAACACGCTCTCCCGTCTTGCCAACGCGGCCCGCCAGGCCGAAATCACCCAGGAAATCAGCGAGATCGTCGGTGGCGCCAGCGCCCTGGCCGACGCGACCGCGGGGAGTGACCGATAA
- the atpA gene encoding F0F1 ATP synthase subunit alpha — translation MAELTIRPEEIRDALENFVQSYKPDAASREEVGTVTVAGDGVAKVEGLPSAMANELLKFEDGTLGLALNLEEREIGAIVLGEFSGIEEGQPVHRTGEVLSVAVGDGYLGRVVDPLGQPIDGLGEVETDGRRALELQAPTVMERQSVHQPMETGYMAVDAMTPIGRGQRQLIIGDRQTGKTALAVDTIINQRDNWRTGDPNKQVRCIYVAIGQKGSTIAGVRRALEENGALEYTTIVAAPASDPAGFKYLAPYTGSAIGQHWMYQGKHVLIVFDDLSKQADAYRAVSLLLRRPPGREAYPGDVFYLHSRLLERCAKLSDDMGAGSMTGLPIVETKANDVSAFIPTNVISITDGQCFLESDLFNAGQRPALNVGISVSRVGGSAQHKAMKQVSGRLRVDLAQFRELEAFAAFGSDLDQASKNQLDRGQRMTELLKQNQYQPMSTEDQVVSIWAGGTGRMDDVPVDDVRRFDKDLLEFLHRKHQGLMTSIREGGKMSDDTLQAIGDAIAEFKKQFETSDGKLLGDDTPASPAK, via the coding sequence ATGGCGGAGCTCACGATCCGGCCGGAGGAGATCCGGGACGCACTGGAGAACTTCGTCCAGTCGTACAAGCCGGACGCGGCCTCGCGCGAGGAGGTCGGTACGGTCACCGTCGCCGGCGACGGCGTCGCGAAGGTCGAGGGTCTCCCCTCGGCCATGGCCAACGAGCTGCTGAAGTTCGAGGACGGCACCCTCGGTCTCGCCCTCAACCTCGAGGAGCGCGAGATCGGCGCGATCGTCCTCGGTGAGTTCAGCGGCATCGAGGAGGGCCAGCCGGTGCACCGCACCGGAGAGGTCCTCTCGGTCGCCGTCGGCGACGGCTACCTCGGCCGTGTCGTCGACCCGCTGGGCCAGCCGATCGACGGCCTCGGCGAGGTCGAGACCGACGGTCGCCGCGCCCTCGAGCTGCAGGCCCCCACGGTCATGGAGCGCCAGTCGGTGCACCAGCCGATGGAGACGGGCTACATGGCGGTCGACGCCATGACCCCGATCGGCCGTGGTCAGCGCCAGCTCATCATCGGTGACCGTCAGACCGGCAAGACCGCCCTGGCCGTCGACACGATCATCAACCAGCGCGACAACTGGCGCACCGGCGACCCGAACAAGCAGGTCCGCTGCATCTACGTCGCCATCGGCCAGAAGGGCTCCACCATCGCCGGCGTACGCCGCGCGCTGGAGGAGAACGGCGCGCTGGAGTACACGACCATCGTCGCCGCCCCGGCGTCCGACCCGGCCGGCTTCAAGTACCTGGCGCCGTACACCGGTTCCGCCATCGGTCAGCACTGGATGTACCAGGGCAAGCACGTCCTGATCGTCTTCGACGACCTGTCGAAGCAGGCCGACGCCTACCGCGCCGTGTCCCTGCTGCTGCGCCGTCCGCCGGGCCGCGAGGCGTACCCCGGTGACGTCTTCTACCTGCACTCCCGTCTGCTGGAGCGCTGCGCGAAGCTCTCCGACGACATGGGCGCCGGCTCGATGACCGGTCTGCCGATCGTCGAGACGAAGGCCAACGACGTCTCGGCGTTCATCCCGACCAACGTCATCTCCATCACCGACGGCCAGTGCTTCCTGGAGTCGGACCTCTTCAACGCCGGTCAGCGTCCCGCGCTGAACGTCGGTATCTCCGTCTCCCGAGTCGGTGGTTCCGCCCAGCACAAGGCGATGAAGCAGGTCTCCGGCCGACTGCGCGTGGACCTCGCCCAGTTCCGTGAGCTGGAGGCGTTCGCCGCCTTCGGTTCCGACCTGGACCAGGCTTCCAAGAACCAGCTCGACCGCGGTCAGCGCATGACCGAGCTGCTGAAGCAGAACCAGTACCAGCCGATGTCCACCGAGGACCAGGTCGTCTCGATCTGGGCCGGTGGTACGGGCCGCATGGACGACGTGCCGGTCGACGACGTCCGCCGCTTCGACAAGGACTTGCTGGAGTTCCTGCACCGCAAGCACCAGGGCCTGATGACCTCCATCCGGGAGGGCGGCAAGATGTCGGACGACACCCTGCAGGCCATCGGTGACGCGATCGCGGAGTTCAAGAAGCAGTTCGAGACCTCGGACGGCAAGCTCCTCGGCGACGACACCCCGGCCTCTCCCGCCAAGTGA
- a CDS encoding F0F1 ATP synthase subunit delta: MNGASREALAAARERLDVATDSTSVDAAQLADELAAVTALLDREAGLRRALTDPAQPAEAKAELVRHLIGSQVGGPAADLVAGMARSRWSQTRDLVDAVEELADIADLTVAEKSGTLDDVEDELFRFGRIVASNPALRAALTDRGASTSAKVELLHRLLGGRVNPVTERLVTRLITEPRGRSLEAGLESLSKLAAERRDRLVATVTSAVPLSEAQKRRLGDALAKLYGRRMHLNLDVDPDVIGGIRVQVGDEVINGSLADRLDDAARRMAS, encoded by the coding sequence ATGAACGGAGCGAGCCGCGAGGCCCTGGCAGCCGCACGGGAGCGTCTCGACGTAGCTACCGACTCCACCTCCGTGGACGCCGCGCAGCTCGCCGACGAGCTGGCGGCCGTCACCGCGCTGCTCGACCGTGAGGCCGGCCTGCGCCGGGCCCTCACCGACCCGGCGCAGCCCGCCGAGGCCAAGGCCGAGCTGGTGCGGCACCTGATCGGCAGCCAGGTGGGCGGTCCGGCCGCCGACCTGGTGGCCGGGATGGCGCGCTCCCGCTGGTCGCAGACCCGCGACCTGGTGGACGCGGTGGAGGAGCTGGCGGACATCGCCGACCTCACCGTCGCGGAGAAGTCGGGCACGCTGGACGACGTCGAGGACGAGCTGTTCCGGTTCGGCCGGATCGTCGCCTCGAACCCGGCCCTGCGCGCGGCGCTCACCGACCGGGGTGCGAGCACCTCGGCCAAGGTCGAGCTGCTGCACCGGCTGCTGGGCGGACGGGTCAACCCCGTCACCGAGCGTCTGGTCACCCGCCTCATCACCGAGCCGCGTGGACGTAGCCTGGAAGCGGGACTGGAGTCCCTGTCCAAGCTGGCCGCCGAGCGCCGGGACCGGCTGGTGGCGACCGTGACCTCCGCGGTGCCGCTGAGCGAAGCGCAGAAGCGTCGCCTGGGTGACGCCCTGGCGAAGCTCTACGGCCGCCGGATGCACCTCAACCTGGACGTGGACCCCGATGTGATCGGCGGTATCCGGGTGCAGGTCGGTGACGAGGTCATCAACGGCTCCCTGGCGGACCGGCTGGACGACGCCGCCCGCCGTATGGCGAGCTAG
- a CDS encoding F0F1 ATP synthase subunit B — MSPLVQLAAEEAENPLIPPIPELVIGLIAFVIVFGFLAWKLLPNINKVLEERREAIEGGIEKAEAAQTEAQSVLEQYKAQLAEARHEAARLRQEAQEQGATLIAEMRAEGQRQREEIVAAGHTQIAADRKAASASLRQDVGKLATELAGKLVGESLEDHARQSRVIDRFLDELDEKAEATR, encoded by the coding sequence ATGAGCCCCCTGGTTCAGCTTGCGGCTGAGGAGGCCGAGAACCCCCTCATCCCGCCGATCCCAGAGCTCGTCATCGGCCTGATCGCCTTTGTCATCGTCTTCGGCTTCCTCGCCTGGAAGCTCCTCCCGAACATCAACAAGGTTCTGGAGGAGCGCCGCGAGGCCATCGAGGGCGGGATCGAGAAGGCCGAGGCCGCGCAGACCGAGGCTCAGAGCGTCCTCGAGCAGTACAAGGCGCAGCTCGCCGAGGCTCGTCACGAGGCCGCCCGGCTTCGCCAGGAGGCTCAGGAGCAGGGCGCCACGCTCATTGCCGAGATGCGGGCCGAGGGCCAGCGTCAGCGCGAGGAGATCGTGGCGGCCGGTCACACGCAGATCGCGGCCGACCGCAAGGCCGCGTCCGCCTCGCTCCGCCAGGACGTCGGCAAGCTCGCCACCGAACTGGCCGGCAAGCTCGTCGGTGAGTCCCTCGAGGACCACGCCCGGCAGAGCCGCGTGATCGACCGCTTCCTCGACGAGCTCGACGAGAAGGCCGAGGCCACGCGATGA
- the atpE gene encoding ATP synthase F0 subunit C, translating to MSQTLAAAVSGSLGSIGYGLAAIGPGVGVGIIFGNGTQALARQPEAAGLIRANQILGFAFCEALALIGLVMPFVYGP from the coding sequence ATGTCCCAGACTCTTGCTGCTGCTGTTTCCGGCTCGCTCGGCTCGATCGGTTACGGCCTCGCGGCCATCGGCCCCGGCGTCGGCGTCGGCATCATCTTCGGTAACGGCACCCAGGCGCTCGCCCGCCAGCCCGAGGCCGCCGGCCTCATCCGCGCCAACCAGATCCTGGGCTTCGCCTTCTGTGAGGCGCTCGCGCTGATCGGTCTGGTCATGCCGTTCGTCTACGGCCCGTGA
- the atpB gene encoding F0F1 ATP synthase subunit A, whose amino-acid sequence MKEPAVSAEPTQTLAFDTSCHLFSGCGFPAPGLHSFLFKPLWGDADSNLYFNKPMLLALLGSIIIVAFFWAAFARPKVVPGKLQMVAETGYDFIRRGVVYETIGKKEGEKYVPLVVSLFFFVWMMNLWSIIPVAQFPVTSIIAYPIGLAAIVYILWVSLTFKRHGFVGAFKNFTGYDKSLGAVLPLAMLIELFSNLLVRPFTHAVRLFANMFAGHTLLLLFTLASWYMLNGIGIAYSGVSFIMTIVMTAFELFIQALQAYVFVLLTCSFIQGALAEHH is encoded by the coding sequence ATGAAGGAGCCCGCGGTGAGTGCTGAGCCGACGCAGACGCTCGCTTTCGACACGAGCTGTCACCTGTTCTCCGGGTGCGGCTTCCCGGCTCCGGGCCTGCACTCGTTCCTGTTCAAGCCGCTCTGGGGCGACGCGGACAGCAACCTGTACTTCAACAAGCCGATGCTGCTGGCGCTGCTCGGTTCCATCATCATCGTGGCCTTCTTCTGGGCCGCCTTCGCCCGCCCGAAGGTCGTCCCGGGCAAGCTCCAGATGGTCGCGGAGACCGGCTACGACTTCATCCGCCGCGGCGTGGTCTACGAGACGATCGGTAAGAAGGAGGGCGAGAAGTACGTACCTCTGGTCGTCTCGCTGTTCTTCTTCGTGTGGATGATGAACCTCTGGTCGATCATCCCGGTCGCCCAGTTCCCGGTGACGTCGATCATCGCGTACCCGATCGGCCTGGCCGCCATCGTCTACATCCTGTGGGTCTCGCTGACCTTCAAGCGACACGGCTTCGTCGGCGCCTTCAAGAACTTCACGGGCTACGACAAGTCGCTGGGCGCGGTGCTGCCGCTGGCCATGCTGATCGAGCTGTTCTCGAACCTCCTCGTGCGGCCCTTCACCCACGCCGTCCGACTCTTCGCGAACATGTTCGCCGGCCACACGCTGCTGCTGCTCTTCACGCTCGCGAGCTGGTACATGCTCAACGGCATCGGTATCGCCTACTCCGGCGTGTCCTTCATCATGACCATCGTGATGACGGCCTTCGAGCTCTTCATCCAGGCTCTGCAGGCATACGTCTTCGTGCTGCTTACTTGCAGCTTCATCCAGGGCGCGCTGGCCGAGCACCACTGA
- a CDS encoding MraY family glycosyltransferase → MREYLLTLCITAAVTYLLTGPVRKFAIVAGAMPEIRARDVHREPTPRLGGIAMFFGLCAGLLVADHLENLNEVFLNSNEPRALLSGAALIWLIGVLDDKFEIDALIKLGGQMIAAGVMVVQGLTILWLPIPGVGLVAVTQWQGTLLTVALVVITINAVNFVDGLDGLAAGMVCIATAAFFMYAYRIWYGYGIEAAAPATLFAAILMGMCLGFLPHNMHPARIFMGDSGSMLIGLVLAGSAISVTGQIDPDRLNLFSGSERSTVHQMVPAYIPLLLPLTIIAIPAADLVLAIVRRTWRGQSPFAADRGHLHHRLLEIGHSHSRAVLIMYFWSALIGFGVLAYSVNSASMWIVLGVVFLSAIGLVMLLLPRFTPHAPRWAERFVPPRYRRYEEPAQEPSADSAAKSPEKPSEEDAESSEDATSLAEPASAAAVAGANGATAIGHRPRLAGRQKDKSYG, encoded by the coding sequence GTGCGTGAATACCTCCTGACGCTCTGCATCACGGCCGCGGTTACCTACCTGCTGACAGGGCCGGTACGTAAGTTCGCGATCGTGGCGGGAGCGATGCCGGAGATCCGGGCACGGGACGTGCACCGGGAGCCCACTCCGCGGCTCGGCGGTATCGCCATGTTCTTCGGACTGTGCGCGGGCCTGCTCGTCGCGGACCACCTGGAGAACCTCAACGAGGTCTTCCTCAACTCCAACGAGCCCCGCGCCCTGCTGTCCGGGGCCGCGCTGATCTGGCTGATCGGCGTGCTGGACGACAAGTTCGAGATCGACGCCCTGATCAAGCTGGGCGGGCAGATGATCGCCGCCGGTGTGATGGTGGTGCAGGGTCTGACGATCCTGTGGCTGCCGATCCCCGGTGTCGGCCTGGTCGCCGTCACCCAGTGGCAGGGCACCCTGCTCACCGTCGCCCTGGTCGTCATCACCATCAACGCCGTCAACTTCGTCGACGGCCTCGACGGTCTCGCCGCCGGCATGGTGTGCATCGCCACCGCCGCGTTCTTCATGTACGCCTACCGCATCTGGTACGGCTACGGCATCGAGGCGGCCGCGCCCGCGACGCTGTTCGCGGCGATCCTGATGGGCATGTGTCTGGGCTTCCTGCCGCACAACATGCATCCGGCGCGCATCTTCATGGGCGACTCGGGTTCGATGCTCATCGGCCTGGTGCTGGCCGGCAGCGCCATCTCCGTCACCGGCCAGATCGACCCGGACCGGCTGAACCTGTTCTCCGGTTCCGAGCGCAGCACCGTGCACCAGATGGTGCCCGCCTACATCCCGCTGCTGCTGCCGCTGACCATCATCGCCATCCCGGCCGCCGACCTCGTGCTGGCCATCGTGCGGCGCACCTGGCGCGGCCAGTCGCCGTTCGCGGCGGACCGCGGGCATCTGCACCACCGGCTGCTGGAGATCGGGCACTCGCACAGCCGAGCGGTGCTGATCATGTACTTCTGGTCCGCGCTGATCGGCTTCGGCGTGCTGGCGTACTCGGTGAACTCGGCGTCGATGTGGATCGTCCTCGGGGTCGTCTTCCTCAGCGCCATCGGCCTGGTCATGCTGCTCCTGCCGCGCTTCACCCCGCACGCCCCACGCTGGGCGGAGCGCTTCGTACCGCCCCGCTACCGAAGGTACGAGGAGCCGGCGCAGGAGCCCTCGGCGGACTCCGCCGCGAAGTCGCCGGAGAAGCCCTCGGAGGAGGACGCCGAGAGCTCCGAGGACGCCACGAGCCTCGCTGAGCCGGCCTCCGCGGCGGCCGTAGCGGGCGCCAACGGGGCCACGGCGATCGGCCACCGTCCGAGGCTCGCCGGCCGGCAGAAGGACAAGAGCTACGGCTGA
- the glyA gene encoding serine hydroxymethyltransferase produces MSVTPVLDTDALSRQDPELAEILRGELDRQSTTLQLTAAENFASPAVLATLGSALANKYAEGYPGARHHGGCALADTAERIAVERAKAVFGAEHANVQPHTGSSAVLAAYAAVLRPGDTVLALGLDHGGHLTHGSPANFSGRWFDFVGYGLDPDTGLIDHDEVRRLAREHRPKAIVCGSIAYPRHIDYAFFREVADEVGAHLIVTLAHSAGLVAGGAAPSPLPYADLVCATTHKTLRGPRGGMILCGAGLARRVDRAVFPFTQGGAQMNSIAAKAVALGEAATPAFAAYAHQTVANARVLAEHLAAAGFTIATGGTDTHLIVADPAPLGIDGRTARGRLAAAGLVLDCCALAHTGGRALRLGTAAVTTQGMGEPAMARIAALLVGVAGGGRDPAGARAEVRALTADFPPYPE; encoded by the coding sequence ATGTCGGTCACACCCGTGCTGGACACGGACGCCCTGAGTCGGCAGGACCCCGAGCTGGCCGAGATCCTGCGCGGCGAGCTGGACCGGCAGTCGACGACCCTCCAGCTCACCGCGGCGGAGAACTTCGCCTCGCCCGCCGTGCTCGCCACCCTCGGCTCGGCACTGGCGAACAAGTACGCCGAGGGCTACCCCGGCGCCCGCCACCACGGCGGCTGCGCGCTGGCCGACACCGCCGAACGCATCGCCGTCGAGCGCGCCAAGGCCGTCTTCGGCGCCGAGCACGCCAACGTCCAGCCCCACACCGGCTCCTCGGCCGTGCTGGCCGCCTACGCGGCCGTACTGCGCCCCGGCGACACCGTCCTCGCCCTCGGCCTGGACCACGGCGGCCACCTCACCCACGGCTCGCCCGCGAACTTCTCCGGCCGCTGGTTCGACTTCGTCGGCTATGGCCTCGACCCGGACACCGGGCTCATCGACCACGACGAGGTGCGCCGGCTGGCCCGCGAGCACCGGCCCAAGGCCATCGTGTGCGGTTCCATCGCCTACCCGCGCCACATCGACTACGCCTTCTTCCGCGAGGTCGCCGACGAGGTGGGGGCCCATCTGATCGTGACCCTCGCGCACTCGGCCGGGCTGGTCGCCGGGGGAGCGGCGCCCAGCCCGCTGCCGTACGCCGACCTGGTGTGCGCCACCACGCACAAGACGCTGCGCGGGCCGCGCGGCGGGATGATCCTGTGCGGCGCCGGACTGGCGCGGCGGGTCGACCGCGCCGTCTTCCCCTTCACCCAGGGCGGCGCCCAGATGAACAGCATCGCCGCCAAGGCCGTCGCGCTGGGTGAGGCGGCCACCCCGGCGTTCGCCGCCTACGCCCACCAGACGGTCGCCAACGCGCGCGTGCTCGCCGAGCACCTGGCCGCGGCGGGGTTCACGATCGCCACCGGCGGCACCGACACCCATCTCATCGTCGCCGACCCCGCCCCCCTCGGCATCGACGGCCGGACCGCGCGCGGCCGGCTCGCGGCGGCGGGTCTGGTGCTGGACTGCTGTGCGCTTGCGCACACCGGCGGCCGGGCGCTCAGGCTCGGCACGGCCGCCGTGACCACCCAGGGCATGGGGGAGCCGGCCATGGCCCGGATCGCCGCACTGCTGGTCGGGGTGGCCGGCGGCGGGCGGGACCCGGCCGGGGCACGGGCCGAGGTGCGCGCGCTGACCGCCGATTTCCCGCCCTACCCGGAGTGA
- a CDS encoding protein-tyrosine-phosphatase, whose product MRGIGGAERPAEQTTTFGFPRDTFRILHVSTGNVCRSPITERLTRHFVAERLGVLGGGLIVESAGTWGHEGARMEENAETVLAEFGADAAGFTGRELLDEHVIMADLVLTATRDHRAQVISMGHSAGLRTFTLKEFTRLVRAIDPATLPPLEDGVVLRARALVRAAAALRGWLLAPTAEADEVYDPYGAPLPFFRSIGDEIRDALDPVVTALTGVPARM is encoded by the coding sequence ATGCGCGGCATAGGCGGCGCGGAACGCCCGGCGGAGCAGACCACGACGTTCGGGTTCCCGCGCGACACCTTCCGCATCCTCCACGTCAGCACCGGCAACGTCTGCCGCTCACCCATCACCGAGCGGCTGACCCGGCATTTCGTGGCGGAGCGGCTCGGCGTGCTCGGCGGCGGCCTGATCGTGGAGAGCGCCGGCACCTGGGGCCACGAGGGCGCCCGGATGGAGGAGAACGCGGAGACCGTGCTCGCCGAGTTCGGCGCGGACGCGGCCGGGTTCACCGGCCGGGAGCTGCTGGACGAGCACGTCATCATGGCCGACCTGGTGCTGACCGCCACCCGCGACCACCGCGCCCAGGTCATCTCCATGGGCCACTCGGCGGGCCTGCGCACCTTCACGCTGAAGGAGTTCACCCGCCTGGTCCGCGCGATAGACCCGGCCACCCTGCCGCCCCTGGAGGACGGTGTGGTGCTGCGCGCCCGCGCCCTGGTCCGCGCGGCCGCCGCACTGCGCGGCTGGCTGCTCGCCCCCACCGCCGAGGCGGACGAGGTGTACGACCCCTACGGGGCCCCGCTGCCCTTCTTCCGGTCCATCGGCGACGAGATACGCGACGCCCTCGACCCGGTCGTCACCGCGCTGACGGGCGTGCCCGCCCGCATGTGA